From a single Apium graveolens cultivar Ventura chromosome 2, ASM990537v1, whole genome shotgun sequence genomic region:
- the LOC141705982 gene encoding pleiotropic drug resistance protein 1-like, which produces MSARVGIISEDNQKKHGMVLPFQPLSITFDDISYRVDMPQEMKAQGVPEERLELLKGVSGAFRPGVLTALMGISGAGKTTLMDVLAGRKTGGYVEGTITISGYPKNQESFARIAGYCEQTDIHSPHVTVYESL; this is translated from the exons ATGTCAGCAAGAGTGGGTATTATTAGTGAAGATAACCAGAAGAAACATGGAATGGTTCTTCCTTTTCAACCTCTGTCCATCACATTTGATGATATAAGCTACAGGGTCGATATGCCTCAG GAAATGAAAGCTCAAGGTGTTCCTGAAGAGCGGCTAGAACTTTTAAAAGGTGTCAGTGGCGCATTTAGGCCTGGAGTTCTTACGGCTCTAATGGGTATTAGTGGAGCTGGGAAGACTACTCTGATGGATGTCTTGGCTGGTAGAAAAACAGGTGGCTATGTTGAGGGAACAATCACAATATCTGGATATCCGAAGAACCAAGAAAGTTTTGCTCGTATCGCAGGCTACTGTGAACAAACTGATATTCACTCTCCTCATGTTACAGTTTATGAGTCCTTGTAA
- the LOC141690776 gene encoding pleiotropic drug resistance protein 1-like: MERKVAPKRTVKYKNLIYLICTDDIKAWWIWGYWFSPLMYAQNAKAVNEFLGKSWSHVLPNSTEPLGVSVMKARGLFPQAYWHWIGVGALVAYVFLFNTIFTLALTYLNPFWKSQAV, encoded by the exons ATGGAAAGAAAAGTTGCACCCAAAAGGACAGTAAAG TATAAAAATCTCATTTATCTAATTTGCACAGATGATATCAAGGCATGGTGGATCTGGGGCTATTGGTTTTCGCCTCTCATGTATGCACAGAATGCTAAAGCTGTGAATGAATTCCTAGGAAAGAGTTGGAGTCAT GTTCTTCCTAATTCAACAGAACCTTTAGGAGTATCAGTGATGAAGGCTCGTGGTCTCTTTCCACAAGCATACTGGCATTGGATTGGAGTTGGAGCTTTGGTTGCCTATGTTTTCCTCTTCAATACTATCTTCACATTAGCTCTAACTTACCTTAACC CATTTTGGAAGTCTCAGGCAGTTTAA